The segment GTTCGACGACTTCACAATGATATCCGTCACCGACAAAGCACCGTAGTTTTTGCCCTGAAACTCGCCGATCCGAAAACCGCCAACCTTCAGCGGTCCCTTGGTTTCGATCACCGTTTGCGCATTCACCAGACCCAGCTCAATCGCTTGGGTCGCGGCGAAAATCTTGAACACCGATCCCAGTTCGTACACACCCTGCACCGCGCGGTTGAACAGCGGGCTGTCAGAGGCATCCCCCTCCACCGCCGGCCGGGGCCGGTTGTTGGGGTCAAACGTCGGCAGCGACACCATAGAAATCACTTCGCCGGTCTTCACGTCCATCAACACGCTTGTCGCGCCCTTGGCGTTCATCAACTTCATCCCGCCCCACAGGATCCGCTCCGAGGCAGCCTGTACCGTAAGGTCCAGCGACAACTCCAACGGCTTGCCCGCGTTCACCGGATCGCGCAGATAATCGTCGAAATATTTCTCGACGCCCGCCACGCCGATCACCTCGGCAGCATGCACGCCTTCCTTGCCATAAGACGCGCCGCCCATGATATGCGCCGCAAGCGATCCGTTGGGGTACAGGCGCATGTCGCGCGGCGCGAACAACAGACCAGGATCACCGATGTCATGCACCGCCTGCTTTTGCTCCGGGCTGATTTTCTTTTTGATCCACAGGAACTTACGCTTGCCGGTGAAATCCTTGATCAGCCGCTCTTCATCCAGATCTGGGAAAACCTTGACCAACCCTTTGGCGGCCATCACCGGATCAACCATATGTTTGGGCTGGGCATAAAGCGCATGGGTGTCGAAATTCGTCGCCAATAGATTGCCGTGCCGGTCGACAATATCCGCACGGCTGGCCGAAATCACCGCACCGGGGGCATGGGCGCGTGGCTCGACCGGATCAGTGCTGGCGAGCATCCCCATACGGGCACCGACGACCCCGAAGGCGCAAAAGAAAAATACGCCCAACACCAACAGGCGCCCCTCGGCCCGCAACCGCGCACCGTCGCGCATCTGCTCGTGGCGGATACGTTTGTTTTCATTCTCGATGGCGTCGGGATTTTCGCCCTTTTGGCGGGCATCCAGAATACGCGCCAGCGGGCGCAGGGGCGTGCGGATCATAGCGGGTCCTCGTCATCAGCGGCTGCGCTGGAAACATCTACGGGGTTGGTGATCGGCAGCAGGGGGGCGGGCGGATAAGGCACCTCGTCCACCTGCCCGAACTGATCAGGATGTAGTGGCAACAGGCCCAAACGTTCAAAATTGATCTCCGCCAGATCGCGCAGCCGGTCGGGGCGGTTCTGATACGCCCACTCCGCCTTGAGCACCGCCAGACGGGCATGGGCCGCACGGATATTGGCGTGCAGCCTGTCCGCCTCGCTTAGGGCCTGCTGGGTCGCGTAATTCTCGCGGTAGGCCCAGAAGGCCAAAGCAATCACCGCAATTGTCGTCAGGATATGAAGCACTGCCCGCATCGTTAAAATCCTTTGACCATCGGCATCCCGATGGATTTTGCATCTAATGCACCGCTTGGCGCATCTGTTCTGATGGCCACCCGCAGCTTGGCCGAGCGCGAGCGCGGGTTCTCTTCCAGTTCCTGCGCATCCGGCCCGATGGCCTTGCGCTTCTTGACGGTGAATTGGGGCGCGTCCTGCGCCATTTCAGGGGCGAACCGGTTCGCATTACCCCCGCCGCCCGACCGCGCTGTCAGGAACCGTTTCACCATGCGATCCTCGACCGAATGAAAGGTCACAACGGCCAGCTGACCGCCGGGCTTCAACGCCCGCTCCGCCGCCATAAGCCCCTGAAACAGTTCACCATATTCATTGTTAACCGCAATCCGCAGGCCCTGAAAACTGCGCGTCGCCGGATGGCTCTGCCCGGGCTTGGCGCGCGGCAAACACCCCTCGACCAGCTTGGCCAGCTTCAGTGTCGATACAATGGGGGCCTCATTGCGCGCCCGTACGATTGCCGCTGCAATCCGGCGGCTCGCACGTTCCTCACCAAACTGAAACAGAATGTTGGCGATGACCTCTTCATCGGCCTCATTCACGATATCGGCGGCGGAGGGGCCGTCCTGCGACATCCGCATGTCCAACGGTCCGTCGCGCATAAAGGAAAACCCGCGCTCCGCCAGATCCAGTTGCATCGAGGACACCCCAAGGTCCAGCACCACACCATCCAGATCGGACGCATATTCGTCCATCTTGGAAAACACACCGCGCTGCATTACCAGCCGGTCACCGTATTCTCCGGCCCATTCGGCTGCCATCTCGAATGCCAGTGGGTCGCGGTCGACTGCGATCACCTTGCGCGCCCCCGCTTCCAGAAACCCGCGCGTATAGCCACCCGCACCAAACGTCCCGTCCAGCCAGACACCCTCAACAGGTGCGACCGCCTCCAGAATGGGGCGCAACAGAACCGGGGTGTGGGGGGCAGAAGGTGTATCCGAAGAGGCCGCAGCAGCCATTATCTCTATTCCCCCGAAGGACCGTCGAGGAACGCCATCGGATCAAAGTCTTCTGGCAAATCGTCCAGCCATTCTTCTTCTTTGGCGCGCTCGACAGTGTCATATGTCTCGGTCTTCCAAATCTGGAAGGTATCACCGGCAGCAATGAAAAACGCCTCGTTCTCAAGGTCGATCTTGTTGCGCAGCTTGGCGGGCAGAACCAAACGGCCGGTTTCATCTACATTTGTCGGGAACGACTGACCGTGGAACAGGCGCTGCAACATCTTGCGCTCCATACTGCCACGCGGCAAGGCGTCGATCTTGGCGTCCACCTCGTCAATCGCGTTCATTGTATAACATTCAAGGTAATTGCGGCGGTGATCACCATAGACAATGACCAACTCGGGGTTTTCACCCGACTTCCAGTTCGGATCGCCAGCCTCCAGCACACGCCGAAAAGAGGCTGGAATTGAAACCCGCCCCTTCGCATCGACCTTGTGGTGGCTTTCGCCTCTGAACCTGCGGCTCACTGTACTTACGTCCTACTCGCAACCTTGCGTCTTGTTGTCCGTCCCACCGGAAAACAGGGTGTTAGATGTGGAAACGGCGGGTCTGATCTGCTGCCACTGATCAACCCGCCGTTCCTGTCCCGCTTTGCGGGGAAGTCCGACTGCGCGCGCCACCTGGGGGGATGTCTGCTCGCTCGCGCGCCGGATCTCTTGGTCTGATGAAAGCGAGGTGCCTGTATGAAACCTGCTAGGTTTTGTTTTTGTTTGGGGTCGTTTGGTGCCCCGTAGTCCCGTTCTCATCCGATGTAATAGGGATACCGTGGGAATTCATGGGCGTCTACAAAAAGTTTGGGAATTACCCCCAATATCTTGTTCTACACAGGCTTTGAAAACAAGATATTGTAGCGCGAGCTGGCTCAAAATTAGCTTAAATTGTCACTCAATTCACGTCAGGCACAAGATATAGTAGCGCCAAAAGACGCCCCACAACGTCCCATCAATTCCCAAAAAACTTCACACACAGACTTATCCACAGGCTATGTTCTTATCTTGTTCTCAAGTCAATCTGTATTTCACCCCAAGATTCAACCGAAATCCCGCAAAAGTGATTCGAAAATCGCACCCGTCCCATGGCCGATCCGCCCCCTATCGTACCATTTCCCATGCATTCCCGTGCACGTTCCCATGATTTCCCTAAAATCGCCCCGCACCGCAGCAAACGGCGGCAAAAACCGCCAGAGCTTGCTTCTTTACCCCCAAGACGCCACAACAGCCCCAGATTTCGACGGAGAAGATAGTGAACACTGCATTGGCAATTTTGGCCCACGCCCTGCGTATGCTCATCTTTGAAACCACAACGACCCTGCGCGTGATCCTGCCCGCATTGATTGTGGTGATGGGATGCAGTCTGGCCATCGCTATATTCGCGCCGGACATGATCACGCTGATGCAGACATCACCCGACACGGCCGTGCCGCCTGCCCCGCAAACCGCGCTCGGCTTTCTGGTGTTCGGCGCGATTGGCTTGATGGGCTACGCGCTGATGGCAATCCTGTGGCATCGACACGTTTTGCTTAACGGGGCAGAACGCCCCGAACACCTGCATCCCGACAGCCGCATCTTCTTTGGTTATATCTGGCGTGCAATTCTTGTGGGGTTTGCCCAGCTGCTTGCGGCCATTCCCGTGTCCGTTCTGATTGGCGTGGCAGGTGGTGTCGCGATCCTGAACAATCCCACCGGTCCGCTGGCCACGCTTTTAGGCCTGATCGGCGGCATCATCTTTCTCTGGATCGCCATGCGGCTCAGCCTTGTCCTGCCTTCCGCGGCCATTGGCCGCCCGATGCGCATGCGCAAAAGCTGGAACATCACCAAGCCCGCCGCATCCGCGCTTTGGGGTGTAGCCCTGCTGCTGTCCGGCCTTAACATGTGTGTCTATACAGTTACGGGCCTGCTGCTGCCCGACATCGGCAGCTTTTCGATGCTGATCCATACGCTAGTCTACGTTTTGGAAGGGCTGGTTTTTGTCTCTGTGCTGACAACGCTATATGGTTACCTGGTCGAAGGCCGATCGTTGGGCCAGTAACCACACAGCGCTGTCAAAGAGACGCCACCGCAGCCGGTGGCGCTTAGGCCATCCCGCCGCGGATCAACCCGTCCGCGATCTGCGCATAGGCTTTGGCCATCACACCCTCCCCCGCAGCAACCGGCGTGCCCGCATCCCCTGCAAGCCGTGTCTCCAGATCAATTGGCAGCGCGCCCAGCAAGGGCACATCCATCTTGGCCGCTTCCGCCGCCACACCGCCACTGCCAAAGATCTCGTGCTCCGCACCGCAATCAGGGCAGACAAACATCGACATGTTCTCGATCAACCCCAGAACCGGCGTCTTCAATGTCGCGAACATATCCAGCGCCTTGCGCGCATCAATCAGCGCCACATCCTGCGGCGTGCTGACCACAATCGCGCCGCTCAACTCGGACTTGGTGCACAGGGTCAACTGCACATCCCCCGTGCCCGGCGGCAGATCAACCAACAACACGTCCAGCTCGCCCCATTCCACCTGACCCAGCATCTGCTGCAAAGCGCCCATCAACATCGGGCCACGCCATACAACCGCCTTGCCCTCTTCCATCATAAACCCGATCGACATCAAGGTGACCCCATGGGCGTGCAACGGGATGATCGTCTTGCCATCGGGGCTGGCCGGCTTCTTGTTCACCCCCATCATGCGCGGAATGCTCGGCCCGTAAATATCCGCATCCAGCAGCCCCACCTTGCGCCCCGCCTTGGCCAGCGCCACGGCAAGGTTCGTACTGACGGTGGATTTCCCCACGCCGCCTTTGCCGGAGCCGATCGCCAGAATGCGCTTTACGCCTGACGGCTTGCTTGGCCCTTCCTGCGGCTTGGGGTGCCCCCCGATCTTGAGGCTGGGCGGCGCGGCAGGTTTCGCCGCTGGCCCATGCGCGGTCAGTGCTACAGTCGCCTGCGTCACACCGGGCAGCTCCGATACCACTTTTTCAGCCGCATCGCGCAGCGGGCCCATTTGCCGCGCCACATCCGCATTCGGGGCTTCGATCACAAACCGCACGATTCCCCCCTCGACGTTCAGGGCGCGCACCAGATCATGGGCCAACAAACTGCGCCCGTCGGGCAAACCCACCCGCTCAAGCGCGGCTTCGACATCTGCTTTGGTGACAGGGGTGGGATCAGACATGGCGCGGCTCCTTTAAAGTACTTGCTTGCACGTGACATCGCATTTTACGCACAGGACACAAGGGGGCGCGGCCAATTGCCCACTTATTAGGCGCGCCGCCCAAGGATCGTCCAGCGGAACCATGTTCTTGCTGCATGGCAGCATTGCAAAGAAATCCATTGTGCAAGCGCAGCAAAAAGGCGATTGTAGGTACATCGAAGCGACGCAAGTCCTTCACCAGAAAGACCAGACGCGTTCATCCTCCTCCCGAACAAGTCTGTATTTTAGGCGGCGGTATCTCCTCCCAGATATCGTCGCCGTTTTTTTATCCAAATCACCGCTGCACCCCACCTGCCGCTTCATGCAGGTGAACTGTTTCTTTATCTATTACAGTGTATTGACCCGACGTCCCCTATGCAGAAACCGCATAGCGGCATTGTCGCCATGTCCGTTGCGCGGGGCCAGATAGGGTCTATGTACCCCTCAACGAAACGTAACGATTTACAAATTTAGACGAGGCGCCCGAATGGCATATTTGACATCATCATCCGCAACCGGCACATCTTTTGGCATGCGTGCAACCGCAGCATTTCAGAACATGGTCGCCAGCTACAAACAGCACCGCCTGTACCGCGAGACCTTCAACGAGCTGAGCGCGCTCAGCAACCGTGAACTCGCCGATCTGGGTCTGCACCGCTCGAACCTGCACCAGATTGCACGGGAATCAGCGCAGACTGCACAGCGCTAAGAGATCCTGCCGCGCCACGCCTCCCCGTGGTGCTGCAGGTCACGCCGGCCGCAGCAACATCTCCTCCCTGACGTTGCAGCCCCGCCGCGTGACAAGACCCGAAGCATGATCCTCCCATCAGATTTCGGGCCTAACCAGAACAGCCGCACCTTCCTCCCAAGGTGCGGCTGCTTCTTTTTCAGGGGGCCCACAATTCAACCGGCCCGCAGTCCATTCGATTGTCCGTCGATCAGAGCAGCGCAGAACAGGCCCGCGCAACCACCCTTGCCCATCACAAACGGGTCGCCCCCAAACCGACAAATGTCGCGTGATCGACACCCATACCCCAAACGCGGATTAAAACGGCACGTCGTCACATCCAGTGACAAAGCGGGAGACAACTTTCTTTGTTCCCGCTTTTTCAAATTCAATCTCCAGCTTGTCGCCTTCGATTCCCACAACCGCGCCATAGCCGAATTTCTGGTGGAACACCCGTTCCCCCATACTGAAGCTGCTGACGGCCTGCATATCAATCGTCGCATTCTTGGCCTCTGACGGTTGCGACACCCCGCGTTCGCCCGCGCGCGATTGCAACCGCCGCCATCCGGGCGAATTGTAAACATTCGCCTCTGCCGCCGCTTCATGCAGGTTGCTGGTCGGCATCGCTGCCCCAAAACCGCCGCCATATAATCCGGGCGGGGTCAGCACCTCCACATGCTCCTCGGGCAATTCGTCAACGAACCGTGACGGCATCGCGCTTTGCCACTGCCCGAACACCCGCCGGTTCGCCGCAAAACTGATCGTGCACAGCGCCTCTGCCCGTGTGATTCCCACATAGGCCAGCCGGCGCTCTTCCTCTAACCCTTTGATCCCGCTCTCATCCATCGAGCGTTGCGACGGGAACAACCCGTCTTCCCAGCCGGGTAAAAACACCGCCGGAAACTCCAGCCCTTTCGACGCATGCAGGGTCATGATCGACACTTTCGCGCCGCCCTCGTCGCTTTCGTTGTCCATGATCAGGCTGACGTGTTCCAGAAAGCCTTGCAGGTTCTCGAATTGCTCCAAGGCCTTCACCAGCTCTTTGAGGTTCTCAAGCCGCCCCGGTGCTTCGGGTGTTTTGTCATTCTGCCACATGCCGGTATAGCCGGATTCGTCCAGAATGATCTCGGCAAGCTCCACATGGCTCATTTCGGGCGGGCCGTATTCCACCCGTGCCGGACCGCTCTCGTTGTCCAGCACCTCGTTGTCCACCTGCACCGGCATCACCGGCCCGCGCAGCTTGCTGTTCCAGCGTTCGATCCCGTCGATCAACAGCCGCAGCTGCGCCCCGCCCTTACCGCCAAGCCCGCCATTCGCCAGCAAGATCCGCGCGCCCTCAACAAGGTTCACGCCGTTTTCGCGCGCCGTCATCTGGATTTTCTGCTGCGCCTTATCGCCAAGCCCGCGCTTGGGCGTGTTCACAATCCGCTCGAACGCCAGATCATCATCAGGGCTGGTCACGACGCGGAAATACGCCATCGCATCGCGGATCTCCAAGCGCTCGTAAAACCGCGGCCCGCCAATCACACGGTACGGTAAGCCAATCGTCAAAAACCGGTCCTCGAATGCGCGCATCTGGTGGCTTGCGCGCACCAGAATCGCCATATGATCAAGGCTTACCGCCTCCATCCCGCGCGTCCCGCGTTGCATCGCCTCGATCTCGTCGCCGATCCAGCGCGCCTCTTCCTCGCCGTCCCAATGGCCGATCAGGCGCACCTTCTCGCCGTCCTCGCGATCCGTCCACAGGGTCTTGCCCAACCGCCCCTGATTGCCCGCAATCACACCGGACGCCGCTGCCAGAATATGCGGCGTTGAGCGGTAATTCTGTTCCAGCTTGACCACATGGGCACCGGGGAAATCCGTCTCGAAGCGAAGGATATTGCCCACCTCGGCCCCGCGCCAGCCATAGATTGACTGATCATCATCACCCACACAGCAGATGTTCTTATGCCCCTGCGCCAGCAGGCGCAGCCACAAGTACTGCGCCACGTTGGTATCCTGATACTCGTCCACAAGAATGTATTTGAACCAGCGCTGATACTGTTCCAGCACGTCACCGTGGGTCTGGAAAATCGTGACCATATGCAACAGCAAGTCACCGAAATCCGTCGCGTTCAGCTCGATCAGCCGCGCCTGATAGGCCGCGTAAATCTCCGCCCCGCGATGGTTATAGGCCGCCGCATCCGCCGCTGGCACCTTGTCCGGCGTCAACGCACGGTTTTTCCAGCCGTCAATGATCCCCGCCAACATCCGTGCCGGCCACCGCTTGTCGTCAATGCCCTCGGCGCGGATCAACTGCTTGAGCAACCGCAACTGATCGTCCGTGTCCAGAATGGTGAAATTGCTCTTCAACCCCACCAGTTCCGCATGACGGCGCAACAGTTTCACACAGATCGCGTGAAACGTCCCCAGCCACGGCATGCTCTCGATGCTCTGCCCCAACATGCCGCCAACGCGGGTCTTCATCTCCCGCGCCGCCTTGTTGGTAAAGGTCACTGCCAGAATCTCGTTCGGCCGCGCCCGTCCGGTATTCATCAAATGCACGATCCGCGCCGTCAGTGCCTTGGTCTTGCCGGTGCCCGCCCCCGCCAGCATCAGGACAGGTCCGTCCATCTGCTCGACCGCCGCGCGCTGCGCAGGGTTCAATCCATCCAAATAGGGCTGAGGCCGCGCGGCCATGGCGCGCGCGGACAGCGATGCGCCTTCAAAGGCGTCCATCTCATCAAAACTGCTCATCCCGCTAACCTACCCAATTCCGCGAAAAAGGAAAACCCGTGTTCGCCACATGTTCCCCTCCTCTTTTTGGCCTTAAATACTGCTGCGCGCCGCTTACCTGCTGCGCTAGCGTCAGGATTGCCCACCCCGTGACCTGCCGCGCTTTGTACCGCCAGCCCCTGATTCAGTCCGAAATGTTACAGAATTGTTGCGCCTTTCGCGGATCTCCCTATTGCGCTGCACCGCAGCACGGCTAGAGTGCGCCAAATTCGACAATCAAAGGACCAATTGCCCATGCCCGATTTCTCGAAGATCCTCATCGCCAACCGCGGTGAAATCGCCATCCGCATCATGCGGGCCGCCAACGAGATGGGTAAAAAAACGGTTGCCGTTTACGCCGAAGAAGACAAACTCGGCCTGCACCGCTTTAAAGCGGACGAAGCTTACCGCATCGGCGAAGGGCTCGGCCCCGTTGCCGCCTACCTTGCGATCGACGAAATGATCCGCGTCGCGAAAGCCTCCGGCGCGGATGCCATCCACCCGGGCTACGGTCTCTTGTCGGAAAACCCTGACTTCGTCGACGCCTGCGAGAAAAACGGCATCACCTTCATCGGCCCTCGTGCCGAAACCATGCGCGCCCTTGGCGACAAGGCCTCCGCGCGCCGCGTCGCGGTTGAGGCTGGCGTACCCGTCATCCCCGCCACCGAAGTCTTGGGCGACGACATGAACGCCATCCGCAAAGAAGCCAAAGAAGTCGGCTATCCCTTCATGCTCAAGGCGTCATGGGGCGGTGGCGGCCGTGGCATGCGGCCGATCTACGACGAAAGCGAACTCGAAGAAAAAGTCCTCGAAGGCCGGCGCGAAGCCGAAGCCGCATTCGGCAACGGCGAAGGCTACCTTGAGAAAATGATCCTCAAGGCCCGCCACGTCGAAGTGCAAATTCTGGGCGACAAACACGGCGAAATCTACCACCTGTTTGAACGCGACTGCTCCGTCCAGCGGCGCAACCAGAAAGTGGTCGAACGTGCCCCTGCCCCTTACCTGACCGATGATCAACGCGCCGAAATCTGCGAACTGGGCCGCAAGATCTGTGCCCATGTCGGGTATGAATGCGCCGGTACTGTCGAATTCCTGATGGATATGGCCGACGGCAAGTTCTACTTCATCGAAGTGAACCCGCGTGTGCAGGTTGAACATACCGTCACCGAAGAAGTCACCGGCATCGACATCGTGCAGGCACAAATCCTGATCGCCGAGGGCAAAACCATTGCACAGGCCACCGGCAAGGCGTCACAGGACGACATTCACCTCACCGGCCACGCCTTGCAAACCCGCATCACGACCGAAGATCCACTGAACAATTTCATCCCAGATTACGGCCGCATTACAGCGTTCCGCGAGGCGACCGGCATGGGCATCCGTCTGGACGGCGGCACCGCCTATTCCGGCGGCGTGATCACGCGCTACTACGACTCCCTCTTGATGAAGGTCACCGCCAAGGCGCAAACACCCGAAGCGGCCATCGCCCGCATGGACCGCGCCCTGCGTGAATTCCGCATCCGCGGTGTCGCCACCAACATCGCCTTTGTCGAGAACCTGCTGAAACACCCCACCTTCCTCGACAACACCTATCACACCAAATTCATCGACGAGACGCCGGATCTTTTCACCTTTACCAAACGCCGCGACCGCGCGACCAAGGTGTTGAACTACATCGCCGATATCTCGGTCAACGGGCACCCCGAAACCAAAGGGTTCCCGCGCCTGTCCCCCAGCACCCGCCAGCCCAAACCACCGGCCAATCGCGCCGAACCGCAAATGGGCACCCGCAACCTACTGGAGCAAAAAGGCCCGGCCGCCGTCGCCGACTGGATGGGCAAACAGCAACAACTGCTGATCACCGACACCACCATGCGCGACGGGCATCAAAGTCTGCTCGCCACCCGCATGCGTTCACATGACATGATCAAGGTCGCACCGGCCTATGCGGCAAACCTGCCGTCGCTCTTCTCCGTTGAATGCTGGGGTGGGGCCACTTTTGACGTTGCCTACCGTTTCTTGCAGGAATGCCCGTGGCAGCGCCTGCGCGACCTGCGCGAAGCCATGCCAAATGTGATGACCCAAATGCTGCTGCGCGCCTCCAACGGTGTCGGCTACACCAACTATCCCGACAACGTAGTGCAGTTCTTTGTCAAACAGGCCGCAGAATCCGGTGTCGATGTCTTCCGTGTGTTCGACAGCCTCAACTGGGTGGAAAACATGCGCGTGGCCATGGACGCCGTGATCGACGCGAACAAGGTCTGCGAAGGCACGATCTGCTACACTGGCGATATCTTCGACCCTGATCGCGCGAAATACGACCTGAAATACTATGTCGCCATGGGCAAGGAACTCAAAGCCGCTGGTGCGCATATTCTTGGCCTCAAAGACATGGCCGGATTGCTCAAACCCGCCCAAGCCCGCGTGTTGGTCAAAGCGTTGAAATCAGAGGTCGGCCTGCCGATCCACTTCCACACCCACGACACCGCAGGCATCGCAACCGCCACCATCCTCGCCGCCTCCGAAGCGGGCGTAGATGCGGTTGATTGCGCGATGGATGCGTTTTCGGGCAACACGTCCCAAGCCACCCTCGGCTCCGTCGTTTCCGCGCTGCAACACACCGACCGCGACACCGGCTTGTCGATGGATGCGATCCGCGAAATCTCGGATTATTGGGAGGACGTGCGCCACCAGTACGGCGCTTTTGAATCCGGCATGCAGGCCCCCAGTTCCGAAGTGTACCTGCACGAAATGCCCGGCGGCCAGTTCACCAACCTCAAGGCGCAGGCGTCCTCGCTTGGCCTTGACGACCGTTGGCCCGAGGTTGCGCGCACCTATGCAGACGTGAACCAGATGTTCGGCGATATCGTCAAAGTCACCCCCTCCTCCAAGGTTGTCGGCGACATGGCCCTGATGATGGTCTCCCAGGGGCTGACCCGCGCCCAAGTCGAAGACCCCGAAACCGATGTCGCCTTTCCTGATTCCGTCATCGACATGATGCGCGGCAATCTGGGCCAACCCCACGGCGGGTTCCCCAAAACCATCATGAACAAGGCGCTCAAAGGCGAAAAACCCAACCTCGAACGCCCGGGCAAGCACCTTAAACCCGTCGACCTTGAAGCAACCCGCGCGGACCTGTCCAAACAGCTCGACGGGCTTGAAATCGACGACGAGGATCTCGCCGGATACCTGATGTACCCCAAGGTCTTCCTTGATTACATGGGCCGCCACCGCCAATACGGCCCCGTGCGTACCCTGCCCACGCAAACCTTCTTCTACGGCATGGACCCTTCCGAGGAAATCTCCGC is part of the Sulfitobacter geojensis genome and harbors:
- a CDS encoding pyruvate carboxylase encodes the protein MPDFSKILIANRGEIAIRIMRAANEMGKKTVAVYAEEDKLGLHRFKADEAYRIGEGLGPVAAYLAIDEMIRVAKASGADAIHPGYGLLSENPDFVDACEKNGITFIGPRAETMRALGDKASARRVAVEAGVPVIPATEVLGDDMNAIRKEAKEVGYPFMLKASWGGGGRGMRPIYDESELEEKVLEGRREAEAAFGNGEGYLEKMILKARHVEVQILGDKHGEIYHLFERDCSVQRRNQKVVERAPAPYLTDDQRAEICELGRKICAHVGYECAGTVEFLMDMADGKFYFIEVNPRVQVEHTVTEEVTGIDIVQAQILIAEGKTIAQATGKASQDDIHLTGHALQTRITTEDPLNNFIPDYGRITAFREATGMGIRLDGGTAYSGGVITRYYDSLLMKVTAKAQTPEAAIARMDRALREFRIRGVATNIAFVENLLKHPTFLDNTYHTKFIDETPDLFTFTKRRDRATKVLNYIADISVNGHPETKGFPRLSPSTRQPKPPANRAEPQMGTRNLLEQKGPAAVADWMGKQQQLLITDTTMRDGHQSLLATRMRSHDMIKVAPAYAANLPSLFSVECWGGATFDVAYRFLQECPWQRLRDLREAMPNVMTQMLLRASNGVGYTNYPDNVVQFFVKQAAESGVDVFRVFDSLNWVENMRVAMDAVIDANKVCEGTICYTGDIFDPDRAKYDLKYYVAMGKELKAAGAHILGLKDMAGLLKPAQARVLVKALKSEVGLPIHFHTHDTAGIATATILAASEAGVDAVDCAMDAFSGNTSQATLGSVVSALQHTDRDTGLSMDAIREISDYWEDVRHQYGAFESGMQAPSSEVYLHEMPGGQFTNLKAQASSLGLDDRWPEVARTYADVNQMFGDIVKVTPSSKVVGDMALMMVSQGLTRAQVEDPETDVAFPDSVIDMMRGNLGQPHGGFPKTIMNKALKGEKPNLERPGKHLKPVDLEATRADLSKQLDGLEIDDEDLAGYLMYPKVFLDYMGRHRQYGPVRTLPTQTFFYGMDPSEEISAEIDPGKTLEIRLQAIGETSEDGEVKVFFELNGQPRVIRVPNRLVKATTQQRPKADPANENHIGAPMPGVVASVGAVVGQQVHAGDLLLTIEAMKMETGIHAERDAIVKAVHVTAGGQIDAKDLLVELE